A region from the Aegilops tauschii subsp. strangulata cultivar AL8/78 chromosome 5, Aet v6.0, whole genome shotgun sequence genome encodes:
- the LOC109769142 gene encoding uncharacterized protein isoform X1, with product MDLDTENRLASLLLEEARRLQSEADREGVHAYLRKPNVRHRPNSRFLTATVRGVQQANRVVEVDEMWRAREKELELESKLKRRNKERGDSRGEKRKGDSRNMSSSSKIEEGTAYNSSYSDQDDGLGDDEVEKFLHSRVKRGRGAVGSRMDEPGPYLKASSHCRDKEPSPDIRLEEKWEHRVQGPERPLFLRSKSLDDCWHGKTLDDKPSSSCEPHRKKENKKERRSEKKERKERKDKKKAKHGHRHHHHKSRRRE from the exons ATGGATCTGGACACAGAGAATCGTCTAGCTTCATTACTCCTTGAAGAAGCACGGAGATTACAGTCAGAGGCTGATAGGGAAGGCGTTCATGCATATCTGCGAAAGCCCAATGTTAGGCATCGTCCAAACTCCCGGTTCCTCACAGCCACAGTTCGTGGAGTTCAACAAG CAAACCGTGTTGTGGAGGTTGATGAAATGTGGCGTGCCAGGGAGAAGGAACTTGAACTTGAGTCTAAGCTGAAAAGAAGAAATAAAGAGCGTGGTGACTCTAGAGGGGAGAAACGCAAAGGTGACTCGAGAAATATGAGTTCCAGCTCAAAGATTGAAGAAGGAACTGCTTATAATAGTTCTTACTCAGACCAGGATGATGGTCTAGGGGATGATGAAGTTGAAAAGTTTCTGCATTCAAG GGTAAAGCGAGGAAGAGGTGCCGTTGGCTCTAGGATGGATGAACCTGGTCCATACCTAAAGGCTTCATCGCATTGTCGAGACAAAGAACCTAGCCCGGATATACGTTTGGAAGAAAAATGGGAACACCGAGTGCAAGGTCCGGAGAGGCCACTGTTTTTGAGATCCAAGTCTCTTGATGATTGTTGGCATGGGAAAACATTGGATGATAAGCCATCTAGCTCTTGTGAACCACACAGGAAGAAGGAAAATAAAAAGGAGAGGAGATCggagaaaaaagagagaaaggagagaaaagacaagaagaaggccaagcATGGCCACCGCCACCACCATCACAAAAGCCGAAGAAGGGAGTGA
- the LOC109769142 gene encoding uncharacterized protein isoform X2, translating to MDLDTENRLASLLLEEARRLQSEADREGVHAYLRKPNVRHRPNSRFLTATVRGVQQANRVVEVDEMWRAREKELELESKLKRRNKERGDSRGEKRKGDSRNMSSSSKIEEGTAYNSSYSDQDDGLGDDEVEKFLHSRVKRGRGAVGSRMDEPGPYLKASSHCRDKEPSPDIRLEEKWEHRVQGRRKIKRRGDRRKKRERREKTRRRPSMATATTITKAEEGSDVPHY from the exons ATGGATCTGGACACAGAGAATCGTCTAGCTTCATTACTCCTTGAAGAAGCACGGAGATTACAGTCAGAGGCTGATAGGGAAGGCGTTCATGCATATCTGCGAAAGCCCAATGTTAGGCATCGTCCAAACTCCCGGTTCCTCACAGCCACAGTTCGTGGAGTTCAACAAG CAAACCGTGTTGTGGAGGTTGATGAAATGTGGCGTGCCAGGGAGAAGGAACTTGAACTTGAGTCTAAGCTGAAAAGAAGAAATAAAGAGCGTGGTGACTCTAGAGGGGAGAAACGCAAAGGTGACTCGAGAAATATGAGTTCCAGCTCAAAGATTGAAGAAGGAACTGCTTATAATAGTTCTTACTCAGACCAGGATGATGGTCTAGGGGATGATGAAGTTGAAAAGTTTCTGCATTCAAG GGTAAAGCGAGGAAGAGGTGCCGTTGGCTCTAGGATGGATGAACCTGGTCCATACCTAAAGGCTTCATCGCATTGTCGAGACAAAGAACCTAGCCCGGATATACGTTTGGAAGAAAAATGGGAACACCGAGTGCAAG GAAGAAGGAAAATAAAAAGGAGAGGAGATCggagaaaaaagagagaaaggagagaaaagacaagaagaaggccaagcATGGCCACCGCCACCACCATCACAAAAGCCGAAGAAGGGAGTGATGTGCCCCATTACTGA